Proteins encoded within one genomic window of Brachybacterium sp. P6-10-X1:
- a CDS encoding fumarylacetoacetate hydrolase family protein, whose product MRIARFTTGEDPMYGIVQEKDGQDMVYGITGDPLYTEIRPTGTIVPLQDVRLLAPVIPRSKVVCVGRNYAAHAAEMGGEVPEQALFFLKPNTAVVGPGDPVAIPPYSQEVSLEAELAVVMKRMAKDVAVGDVPEAVLGYTCANDLTARDSQRSENQWFRAKAFDTSCPIGPWIETDLDVAGPAGLAISSHVDGAVAQDGTTADMVRSVAELIAEISTVVTLLPGDLVLTGTPAGVRTVEAGSSIDITIEGIGTLTNPVVRR is encoded by the coding sequence ATGCGTATCGCCCGATTCACCACCGGCGAAGATCCCATGTACGGCATCGTCCAGGAGAAGGACGGCCAGGACATGGTCTATGGGATCACCGGTGACCCCCTGTACACCGAGATCCGCCCGACCGGCACCATCGTCCCGCTTCAGGACGTCCGTCTGCTGGCTCCCGTCATCCCGCGCTCGAAGGTGGTGTGCGTCGGCCGCAACTATGCCGCGCACGCCGCGGAGATGGGCGGCGAGGTGCCCGAGCAGGCGCTGTTCTTCCTCAAACCCAACACGGCCGTCGTGGGCCCGGGCGACCCGGTGGCGATCCCGCCGTACAGCCAGGAGGTCAGCCTCGAGGCCGAGCTCGCCGTGGTCATGAAGCGGATGGCCAAGGACGTCGCGGTCGGCGACGTGCCCGAGGCGGTCCTCGGCTACACCTGCGCGAACGACCTCACCGCCCGGGACTCCCAGCGGTCGGAGAACCAGTGGTTCCGCGCCAAGGCCTTCGACACGTCCTGCCCCATCGGCCCCTGGATCGAGACGGACCTCGATGTCGCCGGCCCCGCCGGCCTCGCGATCTCCTCGCACGTCGACGGCGCGGTCGCCCAGGACGGCACCACCGCGGACATGGTCCGCTCGGTCGCCGAGCTGATCGCCGAGATCTCCACCGTGGTCACGCTGTTGCCCGGCGACCTGGTCCTGACCGGCACCCCCGCCGGCGTGCGCACCGTCGAGGCCGGGTCGAGCATCGACATCACCATCGAGGGGATCGGCACGCTGACCAATCCCGTCGTGCGGCGCTGA